From the Nocardiopsis changdeensis genome, one window contains:
- a CDS encoding DUF397 domain-containing protein, with translation MVSRSENGSAFFGQWRKSRYSYDVGACCEVLNLESGESHFRDSVNPDLTRLGFKNDEWTTFLATAKI, from the coding sequence ATGGTCAGTCGTTCGGAAAACGGTTCGGCATTCTTCGGGCAGTGGCGGAAGTCCCGCTATTCCTATGATGTCGGCGCGTGCTGTGAGGTGCTGAACCTGGAGTCCGGTGAATCGCACTTCCGCGACTCGGTGAACCCGGACCTCACCCGGCTCGGATTCAAGAACGACGAATGGACCACCTTCCTGGCGACCGCCAAGATCTGA
- the eccD gene encoding type VII secretion integral membrane protein EccD: MTAWSRVTLVGEERRVDAVLPAGEPVGALMPEVLELLGDPVENPARLRHLVTASGTVLDGEATLADRQITDGAVLRLVRAEEPVPAPVVHEVPEAVSKAIDDHSGRWNPVAARWTATGSLVALALTGAWTAHLYAPSTGGMIGLAVAAALLMVAGAAIGPTWREALGTALSITGAAVGGLTLWLACDLFGWPEWARWGGLAALIAVLVLLLGLTSGLGRGGLTGGGTGLVLAVVWSAAAALGLPAYQVAAVMTVACVVLLSLLLRLALMFSGLAVLDDRRSSGDPVTRGDVLASVAGAHRSLVIATLAVAVATATAGIGLATHFDPWTAGLSTVLAIVVASRARLFPLVAQKAALTAASLVVLAAFLFSWTQAYSWGVWPALGIAVAVAAIPVVVLSAEQPEHVRARLRGVTSRFEAVAVVVLVPLAIGAFGTYQRLLGTF, encoded by the coding sequence ATGACCGCTTGGAGCCGCGTGACGCTCGTCGGCGAGGAGCGCAGGGTGGACGCGGTCCTGCCCGCGGGCGAACCCGTGGGCGCGCTCATGCCGGAGGTGCTCGAACTCCTCGGCGACCCCGTCGAGAACCCGGCGCGACTGCGCCACCTGGTCACCGCGTCCGGGACCGTCCTGGACGGCGAGGCCACCCTGGCCGACCGGCAGATCACCGACGGCGCGGTGCTGCGGCTGGTCCGGGCCGAGGAACCGGTGCCGGCACCGGTCGTCCACGAGGTGCCCGAGGCCGTGTCCAAGGCCATCGACGACCACAGCGGTCGCTGGAACCCCGTGGCCGCCAGATGGACGGCGACCGGGTCGCTCGTCGCGCTCGCCCTCACCGGCGCCTGGACCGCGCACCTGTACGCCCCCTCCACCGGCGGCATGATCGGCCTCGCCGTGGCCGCCGCCCTGCTCATGGTGGCCGGGGCGGCCATCGGCCCCACCTGGCGCGAGGCGCTGGGCACCGCGCTGTCCATCACCGGGGCGGCCGTCGGCGGGCTCACCCTGTGGCTGGCCTGTGACCTGTTCGGGTGGCCCGAGTGGGCGCGCTGGGGCGGGCTCGCCGCCCTCATCGCCGTGCTCGTCCTGCTGCTCGGCCTCACCTCCGGCCTGGGCCGGGGCGGGCTCACCGGCGGCGGCACCGGCCTGGTCCTGGCCGTCGTGTGGTCGGCGGCCGCGGCATTGGGACTGCCCGCGTACCAGGTGGCCGCCGTCATGACCGTGGCGTGCGTGGTGCTGCTCAGCCTGCTGCTGCGGCTGGCCCTGATGTTCTCCGGGCTGGCCGTGCTCGACGACAGGCGCAGCTCCGGCGACCCGGTGACCCGCGGCGACGTGCTCGCCTCCGTGGCGGGTGCGCACCGCAGCCTCGTCATCGCCACCCTCGCGGTGGCCGTGGCCACCGCGACCGCGGGCATCGGGCTGGCCACGCACTTCGACCCGTGGACGGCCGGGCTGTCCACGGTGCTGGCCATCGTGGTGGCCAGCCGGGCGCGGCTGTTCCCGCTGGTGGCGCAGAAGGCGGCGCTCACCGCCGCGAGTCTGGTGGTGCTGGCGGCGTTCCTGTTCTCCTGGACGCAGGCGTACTCGTGGGGTGTGTGGCCGGCGCTGGGCATCGCCGTGGCGGTCGCCGCCATCCCCGTGGTGGTGCTGTCGGCGGAGCAGCCGGAGCACGTGCGGGCCCGGCTGCGCGGGGTCACCAGCAGATTCGAGGCCGTCGCCGTCGTGGTGCTGGTGCCGTTGGCGATCGGGGCGTTCGGCACCTACCAGCGCCTCCTCGGCACGTTCTGA
- a CDS encoding NYN domain-containing protein, which translates to MDRCALFVDAGYLLADGAMAVHGTRNRDSVSWDYSGLVQFLNEVARDRTGLPLLRCYWYEAVSDDRRTQEQEGIADIPGVKFRAARIRPGRREGVESYVQRDLTTLARTGALCDVVLVSGDEDMAPVVAEVQDMGVRVTVVHVSVEGNWTISRALRRECDDLIEIGAGHLRPHVSLLSGGSAPQETAAKTTTPFANGRGHSAPETPRRPVATAQPGGSRVEPVDTSTGGLEAMFAGTGGQAVAQGTAMEQLRAMRRTLAQQRGGDHLAGPATEGRGGAIDANGFPSGGQPSAAGGGYPPQTGGYPATGSHPSLRGDQGGYGVPGRQPQSMSGPQQGFSAGTGPQQSFAAGTGPQQSFANGTGPQRSFAEDGRQGHAPPRAGQPQDPRFPGGNEPGYGGANDANPTYGTSTATDSASHGGVGPYGGAPPTGPAHETGFGTTGYHESRPGHGYPQQTPSVAHTVDEAVHVAHREGNDFAESIAREAPALWVEAVLARRPRMPSDLEARLLQGSSLPIDHLLRDEVRDGLRQGFWQALERARR; encoded by the coding sequence GTGGACCGTTGCGCGTTGTTCGTCGACGCGGGATACCTTCTCGCGGACGGCGCGATGGCCGTGCACGGAACCCGCAACCGGGACTCCGTCTCCTGGGACTACTCCGGTCTCGTGCAGTTCCTCAACGAGGTGGCACGCGACCGCACCGGCCTGCCCTTGCTGCGCTGCTACTGGTACGAGGCGGTCTCCGACGACCGCCGTACCCAGGAGCAGGAGGGCATCGCGGACATCCCCGGCGTGAAGTTCCGGGCCGCGCGGATCAGACCGGGCCGCCGTGAGGGCGTGGAGAGCTACGTCCAGCGCGACCTCACCACCCTGGCCCGGACCGGCGCCCTGTGCGACGTGGTCCTGGTCAGCGGGGACGAGGACATGGCACCGGTGGTCGCCGAGGTCCAGGACATGGGTGTGCGGGTCACCGTCGTGCACGTCTCGGTCGAGGGCAACTGGACGATTTCCCGCGCGCTGCGCCGGGAGTGCGACGACCTCATCGAGATCGGCGCCGGGCACCTGCGCCCGCACGTCAGCCTGCTCTCGGGCGGCTCCGCCCCCCAGGAGACCGCGGCCAAGACCACCACCCCGTTCGCCAACGGCCGGGGGCACTCCGCCCCCGAGACCCCGCGCCGCCCCGTCGCCACCGCCCAGCCGGGGGGCTCCCGGGTGGAGCCGGTCGACACCTCCACCGGCGGCCTGGAGGCGATGTTCGCCGGGACCGGCGGACAGGCGGTCGCCCAGGGCACCGCCATGGAGCAGCTGCGCGCGATGCGCCGCACCCTGGCCCAGCAGCGCGGCGGCGACCACCTCGCCGGACCGGCCACCGAGGGGCGCGGCGGCGCCATCGACGCCAACGGGTTCCCCTCCGGCGGCCAGCCGTCCGCCGCGGGCGGCGGGTACCCGCCGCAGACCGGCGGCTACCCGGCCACCGGGAGCCACCCGTCGCTGCGCGGCGACCAGGGCGGGTACGGCGTGCCCGGCCGGCAGCCGCAGTCGATGTCGGGTCCCCAGCAGGGGTTCTCGGCGGGGACGGGGCCGCAGCAGTCCTTCGCCGCGGGCACCGGCCCCCAGCAGTCGTTCGCCAACGGGACGGGGCCCCAGCGCTCCTTCGCCGAGGACGGGCGCCAGGGGCACGCGCCACCCAGAGCGGGGCAGCCACAGGACCCGAGGTTCCCGGGCGGTAACGAACCCGGGTACGGGGGTGCGAACGACGCAAACCCTACCTATGGGACCAGTACGGCAACTGACTCCGCCTCCCATGGCGGGGTGGGCCCCTACGGGGGCGCACCGCCGACTGGTCCCGCCCATGAGACCGGGTTCGGGACGACCGGATATCACGAATCCCGGCCCGGTCACGGATATCCCCAGCAGACGCCCTCCGTCGCGCATACCGTTGACGAAGCGGTGCATGTCGCGCACCGGGAAGGGAACGACTTCGCGGAGTCGATCGCGCGCGAAGCCCCCGCCCTGTGGGTCGAGGCCGTCCTCGCCCGCAGGCCCCGGATGCCCTCCGACCTGGAGGCGCGTCTGCTCCAGGGGTCCTCGCTGCCGATCGACCACCTGTTGCGCGACGAGGTCCGGGACGGGCTGCGCCAAGGGTTCTGGCAGGCGTTGGAGCGTGCCAGGCGCTAG
- a CDS encoding ATPase — MNTEQVGQSVAPVSGDRWARRMGRAVLRPFRPVDEVARAIALGAGLQRSTATGRRIAVDDLGTGADAAVVAALIARALAHFRHDRVLAVDATGREPSLATRLGAAGPGDLAQADPGTFETVCEGLGEVTDRLWTARTDPVDANAYASGLLPVSRFFGVTLVVGERGGGFLETVAPGAHARVRVVRATRDAVLRVGRELDVMAAEGRAREAERTVVVVFDQERGEDRGLDVARTAKIIAESGAEVIALPHDRHLAQGTEVLPRRIAESTHRLVQTVALAALDRAIDGGPSTGSGR; from the coding sequence ATGAACACCGAACAGGTCGGGCAGAGCGTCGCACCGGTCTCCGGCGACCGGTGGGCGCGCCGGATGGGGCGGGCGGTGCTGCGGCCGTTCCGCCCGGTGGACGAGGTGGCCCGCGCCATCGCCCTGGGGGCCGGACTCCAGCGGTCCACGGCCACCGGCCGGCGGATCGCGGTGGACGACCTGGGGACGGGCGCCGACGCCGCGGTGGTGGCGGCGCTGATCGCCCGGGCGCTCGCGCACTTCCGCCACGACCGGGTGCTGGCGGTGGACGCCACCGGGCGGGAGCCGTCGCTGGCCACCCGGCTGGGGGCGGCGGGCCCGGGTGACCTGGCGCAGGCCGACCCGGGCACCTTCGAGACGGTGTGCGAGGGGCTGGGGGAGGTCACCGACCGGCTGTGGACGGCGCGCACCGACCCGGTCGACGCCAACGCCTACGCGTCGGGGCTGCTGCCGGTGTCCCGGTTCTTCGGGGTGACCCTCGTGGTGGGGGAGCGCGGCGGGGGTTTCCTGGAGACGGTGGCGCCGGGCGCGCACGCGCGGGTGCGGGTGGTGCGGGCGACCCGCGACGCGGTGCTGCGGGTCGGCCGGGAACTGGACGTGATGGCGGCCGAGGGACGCGCTCGGGAGGCGGAGCGGACCGTGGTGGTGGTCTTCGACCAGGAACGTGGCGAGGACCGGGGACTGGACGTGGCGCGCACCGCGAAGATCATCGCCGAGAGCGGTGCGGAGGTGATCGCCCTGCCGCACGACCGCCACCTGGCGCAGGGGACGGAGGTGCTGCCGCGCCGGATCGCGGAGAGCACGCACCGGCTGGTGCAGACGGTGGCGCTGGCGGCCCTGGACCGAGCGATCGACGGCGGCCCGAGCACGGGGAGCGGACGATGA
- a CDS encoding ribonucleotide-diphosphate reductase subunit beta: protein MTATSENTASAASGLGEIERDAARVNVDDKAMINARADVNQLLPLKYTWAWEKYLAGCNNHWMPTEVAMQADIALWKSRDGLTEDERLMLKRNLGFFATAESLVANNIVLAVYRQLTNPECRQYLLRQAFEEAVHTHTFQYICESLGLDEGELFNMYREIPSITAKDAWALKYTQNLEDPEFRTGTPEADQAFLRDLVAFYVIFEGMWFYTGFAQILSLGRRNKMVGIAEQYQYILRDESIHLNFGIDVINQIKIENPHLWTEEFQAEVRQMLTDACELEVAYGRETMPRGILGLNSELCEKYMHFITDRRAEQIGLAPIFGETENPFPWMSEMMDLQKEKNFFETRVIEYQTGGGLDWD, encoded by the coding sequence ATGACCGCGACCTCTGAGAACACCGCGAGCGCCGCCAGCGGCCTCGGCGAGATCGAGCGCGACGCCGCGCGCGTCAACGTCGACGACAAGGCGATGATCAACGCCCGCGCCGACGTCAACCAGCTCCTCCCGCTCAAGTACACGTGGGCCTGGGAGAAGTACCTCGCCGGGTGCAACAACCACTGGATGCCCACCGAGGTCGCCATGCAGGCCGACATCGCGCTGTGGAAGTCCCGTGACGGGCTCACCGAGGACGAGCGGCTCATGCTCAAGCGGAACCTGGGGTTCTTCGCTACCGCGGAGTCGCTGGTGGCGAACAACATCGTCCTGGCGGTGTACCGCCAGCTCACCAACCCCGAGTGCCGGCAGTACCTGCTGCGCCAGGCGTTCGAGGAGGCCGTGCACACGCACACCTTCCAGTACATCTGCGAGAGCCTGGGCCTGGACGAGGGCGAGCTCTTCAACATGTACCGGGAGATCCCGTCCATCACGGCGAAGGACGCCTGGGCGCTCAAGTACACGCAGAACCTGGAGGACCCGGAGTTCCGCACCGGGACCCCGGAGGCCGACCAGGCGTTCCTGCGCGACCTGGTGGCGTTCTACGTGATCTTCGAGGGCATGTGGTTCTACACCGGCTTCGCGCAGATCCTGTCGCTGGGCCGCCGGAACAAGATGGTCGGCATCGCCGAGCAGTACCAGTACATCCTGCGCGACGAGTCGATCCACCTGAACTTCGGCATCGACGTGATCAACCAGATCAAGATCGAGAACCCGCACCTGTGGACCGAGGAGTTCCAGGCGGAGGTCCGGCAGATGCTGACCGACGCGTGCGAGCTGGAGGTCGCCTACGGGCGCGAGACCATGCCGCGCGGCATCCTCGGCCTCAACTCGGAGCTGTGCGAGAAGTACATGCACTTCATCACGGACCGCCGCGCCGAGCAGATCGGCCTGGCACCCATCTTCGGCGAGACGGAGAACCCGTTCCCGTGGATGAGCGAGATGATGGACCTCCAGAAGGAGAAGAACTTCTTCGAGACCCGCGTGATCGAGTACCAGACCGGCGGCGGCCTGGACTGGGACTAG
- the fxsT gene encoding FxSxx-COOH system tetratricopeptide repeat protein yields MTSGTGRTGGRRRGDHPPVMGGVPPADPDFTGREAILEQIHDALHRSGSARYLIEGGSGVGKSLIAGQYAHRYADHYDLIWWVPAATDIDANGSYLRLAEQIGLDASYDHIARTVRDVRRALAHDPGIGSWLLVFDGAADLEALAADYMPEGGGRVLITGRDRRRPHRGVPGLVDGRVVPRLDTAESLSLLRRLCPERLEPIGAGERLAEQLEHLPLALAQVGAFLRESSLGTEEFLERFEERYTDKVTRMGADDEHTAPLAAAWEIQAEELLAGDATGRAVVELARLCAFLAPLPLSRSFFARARDLAATPEQEELFGDEARLDRVLEFMRRRRLASVRPGTFHLHELFQEVIRDSMPLVEKVRYRDLARRLLAHNDPGDPADPAYRDHYLLMHAHVKASQAWSGRDPRVRALVLNVIGFLTEIGEYAKAVGVADQAVNAWGDDPVLLLHARLRRNMVRRLHSEYTTALAEARDIHSGEVARGGSDSDEALEALRAIAIALSGLARFDEAERLFRRILDHRRDRAPAEPPTLEAAHDYSQVLLEQGRFTEALEVSERNLRERVALLGQDHVSTLRTDLNLGLTLMFLGRWEEARDRLEGCMARFAAQSAADTPHALQGLLFQAAVYRALGDTGAALEHSGRALALYRRRYPATVRQALYGRVVHMVTLALAGRGEEAAAEVRLLLPATDERFPADHPFPAWARVGAGIALRSRQAFAAAADLDRAALERLRSLYGAGSFNTLAAALNLATDLYGLERYEDARALDSLTEADCRALLDPDHPVMLTARRNHLVSRQALGDDVKEEWTDLYRLFLSRYGPAHPATASMTSYTRQDCDVPPVVAV; encoded by the coding sequence ATGACGAGCGGAACCGGCCGGACCGGCGGGCGCCGCCGCGGCGACCACCCACCGGTGATGGGCGGCGTACCGCCCGCCGACCCCGACTTCACCGGCCGCGAGGCGATCCTCGAACAGATCCACGACGCCCTGCACCGGAGCGGGAGCGCCCGCTACCTCATCGAGGGCGGCAGCGGTGTGGGCAAGAGCCTCATCGCCGGCCAGTACGCGCACCGGTACGCCGACCACTACGACCTGATCTGGTGGGTGCCCGCCGCCACCGACATCGACGCCAACGGCTCCTACCTGCGCCTGGCCGAGCAGATCGGCCTGGACGCCTCCTACGACCACATCGCCCGCACCGTCCGGGACGTGCGCCGGGCCCTGGCCCACGACCCCGGGATCGGGTCCTGGCTGCTGGTGTTCGACGGCGCCGCCGACCTGGAGGCCCTGGCCGCCGATTACATGCCCGAGGGCGGCGGCCGCGTCCTCATCACCGGGCGGGACCGCCGCCGCCCGCACCGCGGCGTGCCGGGCCTCGTCGACGGCCGCGTCGTCCCCCGGCTCGACACCGCCGAGAGCCTGTCCCTGCTGCGCAGGCTGTGCCCCGAGCGGCTGGAGCCGATCGGCGCCGGGGAGCGCCTGGCCGAGCAGCTGGAGCACCTGCCGCTGGCCCTGGCCCAGGTCGGCGCGTTCCTGCGGGAGTCGTCGCTGGGCACCGAGGAGTTCCTGGAGCGCTTCGAGGAGCGGTACACGGACAAGGTCACCCGGATGGGCGCCGACGACGAGCACACCGCCCCGCTGGCGGCGGCCTGGGAGATCCAGGCCGAGGAGCTGCTCGCCGGGGACGCGACCGGGCGGGCGGTGGTCGAGCTGGCGCGGCTGTGCGCCTTCCTCGCCCCGCTGCCGCTGTCCCGGTCGTTCTTCGCCCGCGCCCGGGACCTGGCCGCCACGCCGGAGCAGGAGGAGCTGTTCGGCGACGAGGCCCGGCTGGACCGGGTCCTGGAGTTCATGCGGCGGCGACGGCTCGCCTCCGTGCGGCCCGGCACCTTCCACCTGCACGAGCTGTTCCAGGAGGTCATCCGCGACTCGATGCCCCTGGTGGAGAAGGTGCGCTACCGCGACCTGGCGCGCCGGCTGCTGGCCCACAACGACCCCGGGGACCCCGCCGATCCCGCCTACCGCGACCACTACCTGCTGATGCACGCCCACGTGAAGGCCTCCCAGGCCTGGTCCGGGCGCGACCCCCGGGTGCGCGCCCTGGTCCTCAACGTGATCGGCTTCCTCACCGAGATCGGCGAGTACGCCAAGGCGGTCGGCGTCGCCGACCAGGCCGTCAACGCCTGGGGGGACGACCCCGTCCTGCTGCTGCACGCCCGGCTGCGGCGCAACATGGTCCGCCGCCTGCACAGCGAGTACACCACCGCCCTGGCCGAGGCGCGCGACATCCACTCCGGCGAGGTGGCCCGCGGCGGTTCCGACTCCGACGAGGCACTGGAGGCGCTGCGGGCGATCGCCATCGCCCTGAGCGGGCTGGCCAGGTTCGACGAGGCCGAGCGGCTGTTCCGGCGGATCCTCGACCACCGCCGCGACCGGGCGCCCGCAGAGCCGCCCACCCTGGAGGCGGCGCACGACTACTCCCAGGTGCTGCTGGAGCAGGGGAGGTTCACCGAGGCGCTGGAGGTGTCCGAGCGGAACCTGCGCGAGCGCGTCGCCCTGCTGGGGCAGGACCACGTGTCCACCCTGCGCACCGACCTCAACCTGGGGCTGACCCTGATGTTCCTGGGCCGCTGGGAGGAGGCGCGCGACCGGCTGGAGGGCTGCATGGCGCGGTTCGCCGCGCAGTCGGCCGCCGACACCCCGCACGCGCTCCAGGGGCTGCTGTTCCAGGCCGCCGTGTACCGCGCCCTGGGCGACACCGGGGCCGCGCTGGAGCACTCCGGCCGGGCGCTGGCCCTGTACCGGCGGCGCTACCCGGCGACGGTGCGCCAGGCGCTGTACGGCCGGGTGGTGCACATGGTGACCCTGGCCCTGGCCGGCCGCGGCGAGGAGGCGGCCGCCGAGGTGCGGCTGCTGCTCCCGGCGACCGACGAGCGCTTCCCGGCCGACCACCCGTTCCCGGCCTGGGCCCGGGTGGGCGCGGGCATCGCCCTGCGCTCCCGGCAGGCGTTCGCCGCCGCGGCCGACCTGGACCGCGCGGCCCTGGAGCGGCTGCGCTCGCTCTACGGGGCGGGCTCGTTCAACACCCTGGCCGCGGCGCTCAACCTGGCGACGGACCTGTACGGCCTGGAGCGGTACGAGGACGCGCGTGCCCTGGACTCCCTGACCGAGGCCGACTGCCGGGCCCTGCTGGACCCGGACCACCCGGTCATGCTGACCGCGCGCCGCAACCACCTGGTGAGCCGCCAGGCGCTGGGCGACGACGTCAAGGAGGAGTGGACGGACCTGTACCGGCTGTTCCTGTCCCGGTACGGACCCGCCCACCCCGCCACGGCGTCGATGACCTCCTACACCCGCCAGGACTGCGACGTCCCGCCGGTCGTCGCGGTGTAG
- a CDS encoding sigma-70 family RNA polymerase sigma factor, which yields MSDAEADHTEVLTGDAEYIRRVREGETSAYAVLYERHAACARGLARQLLRGDAEVEDAVAEAFTRVLSVIQRGKGPTDSFRPYLLTAVRNAAYDRGRGEKRQVVTDDMESLDPGVPFVDPALEGLERSLIARAFLSLPERWQAVLWHTEIEGAKPSEAAAILGLNPNGVAALAYRAREGLRQAYLQMHLAGGTVAEACRPTVGLLGGYVRGGLSKRDTGKVDKHLDGCADCREVYAELMDVNVGLRGVVLPLVVGVGATGYLALTPGGAATGAWWGRMSRRQQQATAGGVAAAGVAVAAALALVAGQTPVPPENEAAPDPWSPVVQPPAAAPDPDTPPGAPRAPGAPPAAPFADPRDPDPQSPPRPGEPDPPPAVPPADVPEEEVPAEEAPEALFAVGIDPVGALVPGGSGIMVLDVRNLGAPTLAEVVAMITLPPGVDMVSSGGAGNAVRMADGEGDWSCAADSDGGECVRPAMGAGENSTYFFDVTVSPDARLDVPASATVSSGTVSAAATGERGVTAEGVPARYATAGRVAVETVGNSLMTCTEPEDRWPWPWWGRPGAPGAEPGHEPSPEPTAPPEEDADLARAPREPDPAAPGLPGLGPDGPLSGTPEAPGPEGAGEPSEPEVTPSEPEAGTDDDAVTESGDRTSPGYDPEPTPEPTPEPEEPPADGPCAQARERLGDARDNDNWVMAPRDDDWNPTTTASSSATWALPEGGRVRWAGLYFSAAGSHGSHTARIKGPAQDVYHTVTATDVRSAELPGFPAYQAFADVTEIVRAQGGGQWWVADVPAMEGRALYAGWSLVVVLEDPSIGSYNQAMVLDETGAVFHDASGLRFPVSGLLPASVPAQVDVVAWEGDADLGGDRVTVDAATAVPVDGHGTAGNVFAGSARGASGDPLAFGTDVVRFAPVLGRETDIRILSEQDAVLAGVVALVAPMRT from the coding sequence GTGTCCGACGCCGAGGCTGACCACACCGAGGTACTGACGGGTGACGCCGAGTACATCCGCCGTGTGCGGGAGGGCGAGACCTCCGCATACGCCGTGCTGTACGAACGCCATGCCGCCTGCGCCCGCGGCCTGGCCCGGCAGCTGCTGCGCGGTGACGCCGAGGTGGAGGACGCGGTCGCCGAGGCGTTCACCCGGGTGCTCAGCGTCATCCAGCGGGGCAAGGGCCCGACGGACTCGTTCCGCCCCTACCTGCTCACGGCGGTCCGCAACGCCGCCTACGACCGCGGGCGCGGGGAGAAGCGCCAGGTCGTCACCGACGACATGGAGAGCCTCGACCCGGGCGTCCCCTTCGTCGACCCCGCACTGGAGGGCCTGGAGCGCTCGCTGATCGCCCGCGCCTTCCTCTCGCTGCCCGAACGCTGGCAGGCGGTGCTGTGGCACACCGAGATCGAGGGCGCCAAACCCTCGGAGGCCGCCGCGATCCTGGGCCTGAACCCGAACGGCGTCGCGGCCCTGGCCTACCGCGCCCGGGAGGGCCTGCGCCAGGCCTACCTCCAGATGCACCTGGCGGGCGGCACCGTCGCCGAGGCCTGCCGCCCCACGGTGGGCCTGCTCGGCGGGTACGTCCGGGGCGGCCTGTCCAAGCGCGACACCGGCAAGGTCGACAAGCACCTGGACGGCTGCGCGGACTGCCGCGAGGTGTACGCGGAGCTGATGGATGTCAACGTCGGCCTGCGCGGGGTGGTCCTGCCCCTGGTCGTCGGCGTCGGCGCCACCGGCTACCTGGCCCTCACCCCGGGCGGTGCGGCCACGGGGGCCTGGTGGGGTCGGATGTCGCGCCGCCAGCAGCAGGCCACGGCGGGCGGTGTCGCCGCGGCCGGAGTGGCGGTCGCCGCCGCGCTGGCCCTGGTGGCCGGCCAGACCCCGGTCCCGCCCGAGAACGAGGCCGCCCCGGACCCCTGGTCCCCGGTGGTGCAGCCGCCCGCCGCCGCGCCCGACCCGGACACCCCGCCCGGGGCGCCCCGGGCTCCGGGCGCCCCGCCCGCCGCCCCGTTCGCCGACCCCCGGGACCCGGACCCGCAGTCCCCACCGCGCCCGGGCGAGCCCGACCCGCCCCCGGCGGTGCCGCCCGCGGACGTCCCCGAGGAGGAGGTCCCGGCGGAGGAGGCCCCCGAGGCGCTGTTCGCGGTGGGCATCGACCCGGTGGGCGCGCTGGTCCCGGGCGGCTCCGGGATCATGGTGCTGGACGTGCGCAACCTGGGCGCGCCCACGCTCGCCGAGGTCGTCGCCATGATCACCCTGCCCCCCGGCGTGGACATGGTCTCCTCGGGCGGCGCGGGCAACGCGGTGCGCATGGCCGACGGCGAGGGCGACTGGAGCTGCGCGGCCGACTCCGACGGCGGCGAGTGCGTGCGCCCGGCGATGGGCGCGGGCGAGAACAGCACCTACTTCTTCGACGTGACCGTCTCCCCGGACGCCCGGCTCGACGTGCCCGCCTCGGCGACGGTGTCGTCGGGCACGGTGAGCGCGGCCGCCACGGGGGAGCGGGGCGTCACCGCCGAGGGCGTGCCCGCCCGGTACGCGACGGCCGGCCGGGTGGCGGTGGAGACCGTCGGCAACTCCCTGATGACCTGCACCGAGCCGGAGGACCGGTGGCCCTGGCCGTGGTGGGGCCGCCCCGGCGCCCCCGGGGCCGAGCCCGGTCACGAGCCCTCGCCGGAGCCGACGGCCCCCCCGGAGGAGGACGCCGATCTGGCGCGCGCCCCCCGCGAGCCGGACCCGGCCGCGCCGGGCCTGCCCGGCCTCGGTCCGGACGGCCCCCTGTCCGGGACGCCGGAGGCCCCCGGGCCGGAAGGGGCCGGTGAGCCCTCCGAGCCGGAGGTGACCCCGTCGGAGCCGGAGGCCGGGACCGATGACGATGCGGTCACGGAATCCGGTGACCGGACCTCGCCGGGCTACGACCCGGAGCCGACTCCGGAACCGACCCCCGAGCCGGAGGAGCCCCCCGCGGACGGCCCGTGCGCCCAGGCGCGCGAGCGCCTGGGGGACGCCCGGGACAACGACAACTGGGTGATGGCCCCGCGCGACGACGACTGGAACCCCACCACCACCGCCTCCAGTTCCGCCACCTGGGCCCTGCCCGAGGGCGGCCGGGTGCGCTGGGCGGGCCTGTACTTCTCGGCGGCGGGCTCGCACGGCTCGCACACCGCGCGGATCAAGGGTCCGGCGCAGGACGTCTACCACACGGTCACCGCCACCGACGTGCGCTCGGCCGAGCTGCCGGGCTTCCCCGCCTACCAGGCGTTCGCCGACGTCACCGAGATCGTGCGGGCCCAGGGCGGCGGCCAGTGGTGGGTCGCGGACGTCCCGGCGATGGAGGGGCGCGCCCTCTACGCGGGCTGGAGCCTGGTGGTCGTTCTGGAGGACCCGTCGATCGGCTCCTACAACCAGGCGATGGTCCTGGACGAGACCGGGGCGGTGTTCCACGACGCGTCGGGGCTGCGCTTCCCGGTGTCGGGCCTGCTGCCCGCGTCGGTCCCCGCGCAGGTGGACGTGGTCGCCTGGGAGGGCGACGCGGACCTGGGCGGCGACCGGGTGACGGTGGACGCGGCTACGGCGGTGCCCGTGGACGGCCACGGGACGGCCGGCAACGTGTTCGCGGGGTCGGCGCGGGGCGCGTCGGGGGACCCGCTGGCCTTCGGCACCGACGTCGTCCGGTTCGCCCCCGTGCTGGGCAGGGAAACGGACATCCGAATCCTGTCGGAGCAGGACGCGGTGCTGGCCGGAGTGGTCGCCCTGGTGGCCCCGATGCGGACCTGA